A window of Rhododendron vialii isolate Sample 1 chromosome 11a, ASM3025357v1 contains these coding sequences:
- the LOC131308122 gene encoding uncharacterized protein LOC131308122 isoform X1, producing MCLDQADQGNANFAKFLIEIGTNPQETIKLPPTIQKCQDLNELLSIVYPQLHVAGTSTPKFLTERTILSTRNEDVSYINIAALNIFPGEVFTYLAADRICEEDEIDRTITNCYPNEFLNSLDPPGLPPFKVELKVGCPIMSLRNIAPKDGLCNGTRLMVVRCASRIIEALILSGEKFSNLAFIPRITLIPSSSEFPFRTTRRQFPIRLAYALTINKSQGQSVKFVGVDLRTAVFSHGQLYVALSRCTSFDRISVLLSKVELDSTTKYCLSQSVVINYVVAKSLLRMRDSFENAMELRRINMNTLLRCHCKEVTSKLGRGHHHQHQQYMATTKFQLSFYYWTLEFMLLFLF from the exons ATGTGCTTGGACCAAGCAGACCAAGGAAATGCAAATTTTGCCAAATTCCTAATAGAG ATCGGAACTAACCCCCAAGAAACCATAAAACTTCCTCCTACAATACAGAAATGCCAAGATCTAAATGAATTGCTATCTATAGTATATCCACAGCTACATGTTGCAGGTACATCGACTCCTAAATTCTTAACTGAACGAACGATTTTGTCTACTCGGAATGAGGATGTTAGTTATATCAATATTGCTGCATTGAATATTTTTCCAGGAGAAGTGTTCACTTATTTAGCGGCAGATAGAATATGTGAAGAAGACGAAATTGATCGGACAATTACTAACTGCTATCCCAATGAGTTTTTAAACTCATTGGATCCTCCTGGTCTTCCACCTTTCAAAGTGGAGCTGAAAGTTGGATGTCCAATCATGTCGTTGAGAAATATTGCTCCTAAGGACGGACTTTGTAATGGCACTAGATTGATGGTTGTAAGGTGTGCTTCTCGAATTATTGAGGCTCTGATTTTATCCGGAGAAAAGTTCAGCAATTTGGCCTTCATACCGAGAATAACCTTGATCCCATCGTCTTCAGAATTCCCTTTTCGAACAACGAGACGCCAATTCCCTATACGATTGGCATATGCTTTGACTATCAATAAATCACAAGGACAATCTGTGAAATTTGTAGGAGTTGATTTGCGTACCGCAGTGTTTAGTCATGGTCAACTATATGTGGCGTTATCTAGATGCACATCTTTTGATCGTATCAGCGTCCTTCTTTCCAAAGTTGAATTGGATTCCACGACAAAATATTGTTTATCCCAAAGTGTTGTTATAAACTATGTAGTAGCAAAATCACTACTTCGGATGAGG GATTCGTTTGAAAATGCAATGGAGTTGAGGAGGATTAACATGAATACATTACTTCGATGTCATTGTAAAGAGGTAACTTCAAAGCTTGGTAGAGGGCACCATCACCAACATCAGCAGTATATG